A part of Procambarus clarkii isolate CNS0578487 chromosome 21, FALCON_Pclarkii_2.0, whole genome shotgun sequence genomic DNA contains:
- the Aduk gene encoding serine/threonine-protein kinase ULK3 gives MAVSTSTPKVPEYIFAEKIGSGSFADVYKAFKKGKTREVAAIKCVLKSNLSKTALDNLISEIKILKELKHEHIVEMKDFIWDDRFIYIIMEYCSGGDLSNFVKSRRRLSETVCQRFLQQLASALKYMREKKVSHFDLKPSNILLTSRNNPVLKIGDFGLAQHMPEDDTNCTIKGSPLYMAPEIVLKRQYDAKVDIWSVGVILYECLFGKAPYSSKTMDELIEKIKKDKPIDVPYGTNISQECRNLLQSCLERDVSKRIDFERFFSHSFVDLEHKPCPENMTKATDLLTMAVNFDECQEYEQAFRHYCQALQYLVPILHVESNASKRVVLRRKISEYLNRTEDLKKIINNESDALKNIKIPTIQMRESVGYAEYRGNREELLRMTATTPQIHSAIEIAASGELYTREGNYAIAFEKYQLALGKLLELLQSEPKGRRKDLLREEVTRWMSQAEFLKEVLNKDSPQASVSEEIFVEGDDKNCSIQ, from the exons ATGGCTGTCTCCACAAGTACCCCTAAAGTGCCAGAATACATATTTGCTGAAAAAATTGGCTCTGGGAGCTTTGCTGATGTGTATAAAGCATTTAAgaaaggaaaaacaagagaggtgGCCGCTATAAAATGTGTCCTTAAGTCAAACCTGTCAAAGACAGCACTTGACAACTTAATATCTGAAATTAAGATACTGAAAGAGCTAAAACATGAACATATTGTAGAAATGAAAGACTTTATTTGGGATGACAGATTTATATATATCATAATGGAATACTGCAGTGGTGGAGATCTTTCAAATTTTGTGAAGTCTCGCAGGCGACTGTCTGAAACTGTATGCCAGAGGTTTCTCCAGCAGTTAGCTTCAGCTCTCAAGTATATGAGAGAGAAAAAGGTCAGCCACTTTGATCTGAAACCTTCAAATATTCTATTAACTTCTAGAAATAATCCCGTCCTTAAAATTGGAGATTTTGGACTTGCTCAGCACATGCCAGAAGATGACACTAACTGCACCATCAAAGGAAGTCCACTCTACATGGCACCCGAGATAGTTCTCAAAAGGCAATATGATGCCAAAGTGGATATCTGGTCAGTGGGTGTCATACTGTATGAATGTCTCTTTGGAAAAGCACCATATTCTTCTAAAACAATGGATGAATTaattgaaaaaattaaaaaggaCAAACCTATTGATGTGCCCTATGGAACCAATATTTCTCAGGAGTGCCGAAATCTATTACAAAGTTGCTTGGAGCGGGATGTGAGCAAAAGAATTGACTTTGAAAGATTCTTTTCTCATTCTTTTGTTGATCTGGAACACAAACCATGTCCAGAAAATATGACAAAGGCTACTGATCTTCTCACCATGGCAGTAAATTTTGATGAATGTCAGGAGTATGAACAAGCTtttag ACACTATTGTCAAGCACTGCAGTACCTTGTCCCAATACTCCATGTAGAGAGCAATGCAAGTAAACGAGTTGTTCTACGACGAAAGATTTCAGAGTATTTGAATCGAACTGAAGACCTCAAGAAAATCATAAATAATGAAAGTGATGCTTTAAAAAATATTAAGATTCCAACAATCCAGATGCGTGAATCTGTTGGTTATGCGGAGTACAGAGGAAATCGTGAAGAACTTTTGAGGATGACGGCAACAACCCCACAGATTCACAGTGCTATAGAAATTGCAGCATCAGGAGAGTTATATACACGCGAAGGAAACTATGCCAtagcttttgaaaagtatcaaCTCGCGTTGGGTAAGTTGTTAGAACTCTTACAAAGTGAGCCAAAAGGACGGAGGAAAGACCTACTTAGAGAAGAAGTCACACGATGGATGTCGCAAGCTGAATTCCTAAAAGAAGTGCTTAATAAAGACTCGCCTCAAGCCAGTGTTAGTGAAGAAATATTTGTTGAGGGTGATGATAAAAATTGTTCTATTCAATGA